Sequence from the Piscinibacter sp. HJYY11 genome:
GAGCGACTTGTACATCGCAGCGTTCACCCCCATCGCCCGCGCGGCGATCGGCTGGTCGCGCAGGGCCACCATCGCGCGGCCGATGCGGCCTCGCAGCAGGTTCCACGCGACGAAGAAGAGCAGCACCGTCCAGGCGAGGATGAAGAAGTACAGCCAGCGGTCCTGCGAGAGGCCGGTCCATTCCGGCGCATCGGGCTTCATGATGACGAGGCCTTGCGAGCCGCCCGTCCACTGCTCGAAGGCCTTGTGTTTCAAGAGCTGCGGCATCGCGATGCCGAGCGCCAGCGTGGCGATGGCGAGGTACAAACCTTCGAGCCGCAGCGCCGGCAGGCCGAACAGGAAGCCCGCGATCAGGCACACCAGCCCGGCGATCGGGATGGTGGCCCAGTAGGGCATGCCGGCCTTGTCCATCAGCACCGCCGCCACGTAGGCGCCGATCGCATAGAAGGCGCCGTGGCCGAGCGAGATCTGCCCGTTGAAACCCATCAGCATGTTGAGCCCGAGGATCGCGATGGCGTAGCAGAGCGCGAGCGCGAGCTGGAACACGCGGTAGTTGGGGATGAAGAGCGGCACGACGATCGCGATGGCGAGCAGCACGCCGAGGCCGATCCACTGGTTGCGGCTGAGCGCAGGCTTCTGGGTGGTGGTCATCTTCTTATCCCCTCAGACGCGCGAAACGTGGACCTTGCCGAACAGGCCCGAAGGCTTGAGCACCAGCACCGCCACGATCAGCACCAGGGCGACGGTGTGCTTGAGCTCGGTGCCCAGGTACAGGCCGACCACGTTTTCCAGCACGCCCACGATGAAGCCGCCGATCACCGCGCCCCACGGGTTCTCGATGCCGCCGAGCAGCGCGCCAGCAAAGGCGTAGAGCAGTACGCCGCCCATCATGTTGGGCTCGAGGAAGACGACCGGCGCCACCATCATCCCGGCGATGGCACCGATGGCGGCCGCCAGGCCCCAGCCCAGCGCCAGCATCCAGCCCACGCGCACGCCGACGAGCCGGGCCGACACCGGGTTCTGCGCCGCCGAGCGCATGGCCAGGCCCAGCGGCGTGAAGCGGAAGAAGACGAAGAGCAGCGCCAGCAGCACGAGCGTGATGCCCATCGAGCCGATCTCGTGCGACGACATGTAGCGGTTGCCGAAGAACGGCTGCTCCGGGAAAGGGCTCGCGAACGGCTTGATCGTGTGGCCGAAGGTCCAGCCGGCCACGCTGTTGAAGATGACGAGCAGGCCGATGAAGACCGTGACCACCGACAGCACCGGCGCGTTTTCCACCGGGCGGATGATGATGCGCTCGATCGCGATGCCCGCGACGAAGGCGATGAGCGTGGTGAGGAAGAAGGTCACCCAGTACGGCAGGCCGGCCTGCATGAGCGCCCACGCGAGGTAGGTGGCGAACATCGCCATCTCCCCCTGCGCGAAATTGATCTCGTGGGTGGCCTGGTAGATCATGACCAGCGCGAGCGCCATGCTGGCGTAGATGCCCCCGGTGGCCAGGCCCGACAGCACTTGATGGATCAGCAGGTCCATGTTGTTCTAGTACCCGAGGTAGGAGCGGCGCACCGACTCGTCGTTGCGGATGGATTCCGAGGTGCCCGAGATCACGACCTTGCCGGTCTCGAGCAGGTAGGCGTGGTCGGCGAGCTTGAGCGCGAGCGCGGCGTTCTGCTCGACCAGCAGCATGCTGATCCTGTCGCTCTGGTTGATGGCCTTGAAGATCTCGAAGAGCTCCTGCACCACCAGCGGCGCGAGGCCGAAGGAGGGTTCGTCGAGCAGCAAGAGGCGCGGGCGCAGCATCAGCGCGCGCGACACCGCCAGCATCTGCTGCTCGCCGCCCGAGAGCGTGCCGGCCTGCTGCCGGCGGCGCTCCTTCAGGCGCGGGAAGTAGGTGTACATGCGCTCGAAGTCGAGCGCGACTTCGGCCTTGTCTTTCCGCGTGTAGGCACCGACGCGCAGGTTCTCTTCCACGCTGAAGTTGAGGAAGGTGCCGCGGCCATCGGGCACGTGGGCCACGCCGAGGCGCACGATGCTTTCGGTGGCCTTGCCATCGATGCGCTCGCCTCCGAGGGTGATCTCGCCCTGCGTCTGCACCATGCCGCACACCGCGCGCAGCGTGGTGGTCTTGCCGGCGCCGTTGGCACCGAGGATGGTGGTGATGCCGCCGGCCTTCACGTCGAAGTCGAGACCGTGCAGCACTTTCGTCTGGCCGTACTGCGCGCGCAGACCGCGCACTTGGAGCAGGATGTCGCTCATGTTGACCCCTCGCCTGTCGAGTACGCCAGTCGATCCCCCGAGGGGATGAGCCCGGCTTCGGGCGGCCGTGCGCTCGGGCTCATGCGGCCTCCGCCCCGAGGTAGGCCTTGATGACCTCGGCGTTCGCCTGCACTTCAGCCGGCGTGCCGTCGGCGATCTTGCGGCCGAAATTGAGCGCGACGACCTGGTCGGACACACGCATCACCAGGTTCATGTGGTGCTCCACCAGCAGGATGGTCAGCTTGAGTTCGTCGCGGATGCGGCGCAGCAGGTCCATCAGCGCGCCCACCTCCTCGTGGTTGAGGCCACCGGCCGGCTCGTCGAGCAGCAGCAGCTTGGGCTGGGTGACGAGCGCGCGAGCGAACTCGACGCGCTTCTGCGTGCCGAAGGGCAGGTCGGCCACCACGGTCTGGGCGAACGGGCCGAGCTCCAGCAGTGCGATCACCTGCTCCACGTGCTCGCGCAGGCGCTGCTCCTCGCGGCGCACGCTGGGCAGGCGGAAGGCATTGGAGAGGTAGCCGGTGCTCGTGCGGCTGTGGCCGCCGAGCATCACGTTCTGGTGCACGGTCATCGTGCGGAAGAGCGCAAGGTTCTGGAAGGTGCGGCCGATGCCCATCGCGGCAATGCCGTGCGAGGGCACGTCGGTCAGCGAGCGCCCTTCGAAGGCGATGCGCCCTTCGCTGAACTCGTAGAGCCGCGACAGGCAGTTGAACAGCGTCGTCTTGCCCGCGCCGTTGGGGCCGATCAGGCCGACGATCTTGCCGGCCTCGACCCGGAACGAGACCTTGTCCAAGGCCGTGATGCCACCGAAGCGAACCGTGACGTCGCTGACGTCCAGAAGCGGTGGTGTGGTGCTCGCGTCGATTCGAACTCTCCCCAATGAATCGCTGTTCCGCAAAGCAAAACAACGTTCTTCGCGTTCCGTCCTTCAGAGCGAAGGCGTGCGCAATTTAGTGTGGAGTTCTTGGCGGGGGCAGAGGGGTGTTTCCCGTAAGGGGCGGCCCAGGGAGTTGTTTTCCTAGGCCGTAGTTCCGCGACGTGGAATCGAAACGCGTGCCCGGAACACGAGTTCATCGTGCACCTGCATGACCATCGAGGTGCGCCGTTGTTGCGCAGCCGCGCTCAGTTGTCGGTCCCGCCCGTGCGGCACTCGGCCTTGTCGCCCTCGACCGGAGAGACAGTCGCCACCGAGCGCGTCAGGCGCGGATAGCCCTGCGCCGTCGTGACCTCCACCCGGTCGTCGGGCAGGAAGTGCACGGCCAACGCGTCGGGCTGCTCCACGGCATGGCGCTCGATCCGCACGGTGCGGCTGCACCAGTGCTCGCGCCC
This genomic interval carries:
- a CDS encoding branched-chain amino acid ABC transporter permease, translated to MTTTQKPALSRNQWIGLGVLLAIAIVVPLFIPNYRVFQLALALCYAIAILGLNMLMGFNGQISLGHGAFYAIGAYVAAVLMDKAGMPYWATIPIAGLVCLIAGFLFGLPALRLEGLYLAIATLALGIAMPQLLKHKAFEQWTGGSQGLVIMKPDAPEWTGLSQDRWLYFFILAWTVLLFFVAWNLLRGRIGRAMVALRDQPIAARAMGVNAAMYKSLTFGVSAMYTGIAGALGAIAVQFVAPDSFGPFLSFSLFIGVVIGGLASIPGAIFGALFIQFIPNVADEISKSAPWAIYGVFLIVFMYVMPTGVAGLIRILRARFLRGRVTQ
- a CDS encoding ABC transporter ATP-binding protein, which encodes MTALDKVSFRVEAGKIVGLIGPNGAGKTTLFNCLSRLYEFSEGRIAFEGRSLTDVPSHGIAAMGIGRTFQNLALFRTMTVHQNVMLGGHSRTSTGYLSNAFRLPSVRREEQRLREHVEQVIALLELGPFAQTVVADLPFGTQKRVEFARALVTQPKLLLLDEPAGGLNHEEVGALMDLLRRIRDELKLTILLVEHHMNLVMRVSDQVVALNFGRKIADGTPAEVQANAEVIKAYLGAEAA
- a CDS encoding ABC transporter ATP-binding protein, which encodes MSDILLQVRGLRAQYGQTKVLHGLDFDVKAGGITTILGANGAGKTTTLRAVCGMVQTQGEITLGGERIDGKATESIVRLGVAHVPDGRGTFLNFSVEENLRVGAYTRKDKAEVALDFERMYTYFPRLKERRRQQAGTLSGGEQQMLAVSRALMLRPRLLLLDEPSFGLAPLVVQELFEIFKAINQSDRISMLLVEQNAALALKLADHAYLLETGKVVISGTSESIRNDESVRRSYLGY
- a CDS encoding branched-chain amino acid ABC transporter permease: MDLLIHQVLSGLATGGIYASMALALVMIYQATHEINFAQGEMAMFATYLAWALMQAGLPYWVTFFLTTLIAFVAGIAIERIIIRPVENAPVLSVVTVFIGLLVIFNSVAGWTFGHTIKPFASPFPEQPFFGNRYMSSHEIGSMGITLVLLALLFVFFRFTPLGLAMRSAAQNPVSARLVGVRVGWMLALGWGLAAAIGAIAGMMVAPVVFLEPNMMGGVLLYAFAGALLGGIENPWGAVIGGFIVGVLENVVGLYLGTELKHTVALVLIVAVLVLKPSGLFGKVHVSRV